A part of Candidatus Deferrimicrobium borealis genomic DNA contains:
- the rpmA gene encoding 50S ribosomal protein L27, giving the protein MAHKKGVGSSRNGRDSQSKRLGVKRFGGESVSAGSIIIRQRGTAIHPGDNVGIGKDHTLFALIDGVVQFARMGKDRKRVSVLSAS; this is encoded by the coding sequence ATGGCGCATAAAAAAGGCGTCGGCAGTTCGAGAAACGGGCGGGACAGCCAGAGCAAGCGGCTCGGCGTGAAACGGTTCGGCGGCGAGTCCGTCTCCGCCGGATCCATCATCATCCGCCAGCGGGGGACCGCGATCCACCCGGGAGACAACGTCGGGATCGGGAAGGACCACACCCTGTTCGCCCTGATCGACGGCGTCGTCCAGTTCGCCCGCATGGGAAAAGATCGCAAGAGGGTTTCCGTCCTCTCCGCCTCGTAG
- the rplU gene encoding 50S ribosomal protein L21 has protein sequence MYAVVRTGGKQLRVSPGDVVNVEKLLVEPGATVELTDVLMVSTDQGTTVGTPTVQGAAVICTAVRDGKGKKITIYKYKRRKGFSKKQGHRQPFTTLSVTEIRVG, from the coding sequence ATGTACGCAGTTGTCCGCACAGGGGGGAAGCAGCTCCGCGTCTCCCCGGGCGATGTCGTCAACGTGGAGAAGTTACTTGTCGAGCCCGGCGCGACCGTCGAACTCACGGACGTGCTGATGGTATCGACCGATCAGGGAACCACCGTGGGGACTCCCACCGTCCAGGGCGCCGCCGTGATCTGCACGGCGGTCAGGGACGGCAAGGGGAAGAAGATCACCATCTACAAGTACAAGCGGCGGAAGGGCTTCTCGAAGAAACAGGGGCATCGCCAGCCGTTCACCACGCTTTCCGTGACCGAAATCCGGGTCGGTTGA
- a CDS encoding NAD(P)-binding domain-containing protein: MADVVIVGAGPAGILLAHHFREHGIRHMLIERGKVGQSWRDMRPGMVLLSPGVPGTDWTSLTLERPIWSFPGVRRPFPTREDFLCYVEAFARDQRIEITERTEVVGARRTPGGFAVAVAGDVEIPCRFLVIATGSASAPSYPEVPGIAGNPRVLHSGDFLNCMAYDRKRVLVIGGANSAAELCIELAGTAHTTMSTRGPLRYFSETGELDHIRGSSESVLKELFRFGIVSLREADPVVSLSDGTAAFASGARESFDWIVCATGYRPRWIPVEGGTVDVWEKGYPRISPVGESSVPGLYFCGSLAMFHPRCAFIHGFRNYVEKVFWDIADRL; encoded by the coding sequence GTGGCGGACGTCGTCATCGTAGGGGCGGGGCCGGCCGGGATCCTCCTGGCGCACCACTTCCGGGAGCACGGGATTCGTCACATGCTCATCGAGCGGGGGAAGGTCGGACAGTCGTGGCGCGACATGCGCCCCGGGATGGTTCTTCTCTCCCCGGGGGTCCCCGGCACCGACTGGACCTCCCTGACCCTGGAGCGGCCGATCTGGTCCTTCCCGGGCGTGCGGCGGCCCTTCCCGACCCGCGAGGATTTCCTGTGCTACGTGGAGGCGTTCGCGCGCGATCAGCGCATCGAGATCACCGAGCGCACCGAGGTCGTCGGCGCGCGGCGGACGCCGGGGGGGTTCGCCGTCGCGGTGGCCGGGGATGTCGAGATCCCCTGCCGGTTCCTGGTGATCGCCACGGGAAGCGCCTCCGCGCCCAGCTATCCGGAGGTTCCGGGGATCGCCGGGAATCCGCGCGTGCTGCACTCGGGCGACTTCCTCAACTGCATGGCGTACGACAGGAAGCGGGTGCTCGTGATCGGCGGCGCGAACTCCGCCGCGGAGCTTTGCATCGAGCTCGCCGGGACCGCGCATACGACGATGAGCACCCGCGGTCCGCTGCGCTACTTCAGCGAGACGGGGGAGCTGGATCATATCCGCGGCTCGTCGGAGAGCGTCCTGAAGGAGCTGTTCCGCTTCGGGATCGTCTCCCTGCGCGAGGCGGACCCGGTCGTCTCCCTGTCGGACGGGACGGCGGCGTTCGCCTCCGGGGCGCGGGAGTCGTTCGACTGGATCGTGTGCGCCACGGGGTATCGCCCCCGCTGGATCCCCGTCGAGGGAGGCACGGTCGACGTCTGGGAGAAGGGGTACCCCCGCATCTCGCCGGTCGGGGAGTCGAGCGTACCCGGCCTTTACTTCTGCGGATCGCTCGCGATGTTCCACCCCCGCTGCGCCTTCATCCACGGCTTCCGCAACTACGTCGAGAAAGTGTTCTGGGACATCGCCGACCGGCTGTGA
- a CDS encoding transporter substrate-binding domain-containing protein yields MKKMVPLGRLSFVVVASLVIAFGAQAQTSSQTQHTTTIEPAARRLEIQEKSWAGDFNGMLERRLIRVLVPYSRSLYFNDKGRERGITADNVRDFERWINKKYPKKQGKRTITVVIYPTTRDKLLPEVAQGFGDIAVGNLTVTEERRKVVDFASSADRPSVRELVVTGPKSPAIGTVDDLAGKTVHVRKSSSYYESLMALNGRFAKERKPAMKIVLVPDALEDEDMLEMLNTGILTAIVVDDWKAKMWAQILPKIKVNEQAAVREAGKIGWAIRKGSPKLEAEILDFHASYLKKEGVAASRLKEYMKRIKHIKDPTDTAEIMRFEQMVALFEKYGKKYNFDPLMLTAQGYQESQLNQKARSQGGAIGVMQVMPAIGKEMKVGDIRIVEPNIQAGTKYMDQLMSKFFPDSNFDADNRTLFAFASYNAGPGNISKMRKEAAKRGLDPDKWFNNVEIVTAQKIGIQTTMYVRNIYKYYVAYKLMAERREATRKAHEQVAPGTVK; encoded by the coding sequence ATGAAGAAAATGGTGCCCCTCGGAAGACTGTCGTTCGTCGTTGTCGCTTCGCTGGTTATCGCATTCGGCGCACAAGCCCAGACATCCAGCCAGACCCAGCACACGACGACGATCGAACCTGCGGCACGCCGTCTTGAAATCCAGGAGAAATCCTGGGCCGGCGACTTCAACGGGATGCTCGAGCGCCGGTTGATCCGGGTGCTGGTGCCCTACAGCAGGTCGCTGTATTTTAACGACAAGGGGCGCGAGCGCGGCATCACCGCTGACAACGTGCGCGACTTCGAGCGCTGGATCAACAAGAAATACCCGAAAAAGCAGGGCAAGCGCACCATCACCGTGGTCATCTACCCCACGACCCGGGACAAGCTGCTCCCGGAGGTCGCCCAAGGATTCGGCGACATTGCCGTTGGCAACCTCACCGTCACGGAGGAGCGGCGGAAAGTCGTGGATTTCGCCTCGTCGGCGGATCGGCCCAGCGTGAGGGAGTTGGTCGTCACCGGCCCGAAATCCCCTGCGATCGGCACGGTGGATGACCTCGCGGGCAAGACCGTCCACGTGCGCAAGTCATCGAGCTATTACGAGAGCCTCATGGCGCTGAACGGGCGTTTCGCGAAAGAGAGGAAGCCCGCCATGAAGATCGTCCTCGTCCCCGACGCGCTGGAGGACGAGGACATGCTGGAGATGCTCAACACCGGGATCCTTACGGCGATCGTCGTCGACGACTGGAAGGCGAAGATGTGGGCGCAGATCCTGCCGAAGATCAAGGTGAACGAGCAGGCGGCCGTGAGGGAAGCAGGCAAGATCGGCTGGGCGATCCGCAAAGGCAGCCCGAAATTGGAAGCGGAGATCCTAGATTTTCACGCGAGCTATCTCAAGAAGGAGGGAGTGGCCGCGAGTCGCCTGAAGGAGTATATGAAGCGGATCAAGCATATCAAGGACCCCACCGACACAGCCGAGATAATGCGGTTCGAGCAGATGGTCGCGCTGTTCGAGAAATATGGGAAGAAGTACAACTTCGACCCCCTCATGCTCACCGCCCAGGGGTACCAGGAGTCGCAGTTAAACCAGAAGGCGAGGAGCCAGGGAGGCGCCATCGGGGTGATGCAGGTTATGCCGGCAATCGGCAAGGAAATGAAGGTGGGCGATATCCGTATCGTCGAGCCCAACATCCAAGCCGGCACCAAATACATGGATCAGCTCATGTCGAAGTTCTTCCCCGACAGCAACTTCGACGCGGACAACCGTACCCTCTTCGCCTTCGCGAGCTACAATGCAGGCCCCGGAAACATATCGAAGATGCGCAAGGAAGCCGCCAAGCGCGGCCTAGACCCCGACAAGTGGTTCAACAACGTCGAGATCGTGACGGCCCAGAAGATCGGCATCCAGACCACTATGTACGTGCGCAACATCTATAAATATTATGTCGCTTACAAGCTTATGGCGGAGAGGAGGGAGGCGACGCGAAAGGCCCACGAGCAGGTGGCGCCGGGCACTGTCAAATAG
- a CDS encoding YifB family Mg chelatase-like AAA ATPase, translated as MLVRALSFAVLGIDAVPVEVETDITHGLPSYTVVGLPGGAVRESDDRIRAAVRNSGLPFPGRKVTVNLAPADLRKDGSLLDLPIALSVLSAEGVLPGEALAGWVIAGELSLDGTVRPIRGALAQAILARNLRIPGVITPFDNGDEARLVPGVRVVAVRSLREAAAALTGEEPPSDGPDADPGGAKPKDTDAPAPDLSDVVGQPMARRALEIAAAGCHAMLLVGPPGCGKTMLAERLAGILPDLSASEALDATRIYGAAGEPPWPRPLLRRPFRAPHPSITAAGLLGGGIPPRPGEISFAHCGVLFLDEFSEFHADVREALRQPVESGEIRLSRSGHRYRFPCRFLLLAATNPCPCGNAGHPRKVCRCSPPLLDRFSRKFSGPLLDRIDLAVSVQPVAVEAWSGEARGESSAAVRRRVEACRAVQEARYAGRASRTNGTVRSGTAELLRELTPEAAAFLTRAAERLSLSGRAIGKACRVARTIADLAAERRAGLPHAAEALQYRLSGFG; from the coding sequence TTGCTCGTTCGCGCCCTGTCCTTCGCCGTGCTCGGGATCGACGCGGTTCCGGTGGAAGTCGAGACCGACATCACCCACGGGCTGCCCTCCTACACCGTCGTGGGGCTCCCCGGAGGAGCGGTCCGGGAAAGCGACGACCGGATCCGCGCCGCCGTGCGCAACTCCGGACTCCCCTTCCCCGGCCGGAAGGTCACGGTCAACCTTGCTCCGGCCGATCTGCGGAAGGACGGTTCCCTTCTCGACCTGCCGATCGCCCTGTCGGTTCTATCCGCAGAAGGCGTCCTTCCGGGAGAAGCGCTGGCCGGATGGGTGATCGCCGGGGAACTTTCTCTCGACGGCACGGTTCGTCCGATCCGCGGGGCCCTCGCCCAGGCGATCCTCGCGCGGAACCTTCGGATTCCGGGGGTCATCACTCCCTTCGACAACGGGGACGAGGCGCGCCTGGTGCCGGGAGTCCGGGTGGTCGCGGTCCGTTCCCTCCGCGAGGCGGCGGCCGCCCTCACCGGCGAGGAGCCTCCCTCCGATGGCCCCGACGCCGACCCCGGCGGCGCGAAACCGAAGGACACCGACGCTCCCGCTCCCGATCTCTCGGACGTGGTCGGCCAACCGATGGCGCGCCGGGCCCTCGAGATCGCGGCGGCGGGGTGCCACGCGATGCTCCTCGTGGGGCCGCCAGGGTGCGGAAAAACGATGCTCGCCGAGCGACTTGCAGGAATCCTCCCGGATCTCTCGGCATCGGAAGCCCTCGACGCGACGCGCATCTACGGAGCGGCCGGGGAACCGCCGTGGCCCCGCCCTCTCCTCCGCCGGCCATTCCGGGCGCCTCACCCGTCGATCACCGCGGCCGGTTTGCTGGGGGGAGGAATCCCGCCCCGGCCGGGAGAGATCTCCTTCGCCCACTGCGGCGTGCTTTTCCTCGACGAATTCTCGGAATTTCACGCCGACGTCCGGGAGGCGCTCCGGCAGCCGGTCGAATCGGGGGAGATCCGTCTCTCGCGATCCGGCCACCGGTACCGGTTCCCGTGCCGGTTCCTGCTGCTGGCGGCGACCAACCCGTGCCCGTGCGGAAACGCGGGCCACCCCCGGAAGGTCTGCCGGTGCTCCCCGCCGCTCCTCGACCGGTTCTCGAGAAAATTCTCGGGGCCCCTTCTCGACCGGATCGACCTCGCGGTTTCCGTGCAACCGGTCGCGGTCGAAGCGTGGTCCGGCGAGGCGCGCGGCGAATCGTCGGCGGCGGTCCGGCGCCGGGTCGAGGCGTGCCGGGCGGTTCAGGAGGCGCGGTATGCGGGGCGCGCATCCCGGACGAACGGGACCGTCCGCTCCGGGACGGCGGAACTGTTGCGGGAGCTCACGCCGGAAGCGGCCGCGTTCCTCACGCGGGCGGCGGAACGGCTCTCCTTGTCGGGAAGGGCGATCGGGAAGGCGTGCCGCGTGGCGCGGACGATCGCCGACCTCGCCGCCGAGCGGCGGGCGGGGCTCCCCCACGCCGCCGAAGCCCTCCAGTACCGCCTGTCGGGATTCGGGTGA
- a CDS encoding DUF3488 and transglutaminase-like domain-containing protein — MTRRPPAREFLWWSLRAQWALALALLALFTDTARWALLLAAFAWAAGVTMDRADTPRAALSRLGSPIVALFLAAAAADLLFGSRDLLASLSLLILGVQSVKFLLPKGSRDGWQLCAVALLEFLAAAAGTDALAFALFAFLFFVGSAGAMGALHDQEAEEAGRPSGGYAVPARAAAGVLLAAGVGGFLASAVLFAVIPRLEFRQVLERFGRARGVVGFSETITLREVTGIKSDTRVVARVEFPELRPGLLPANLYLRGAVYSRYEDGVWRRGSATPLPLQRAGFLHFVGGAAVPDSTADITLEAADYPALFTYGHPTLIEGAFAPVLSDGDGNLSLARSGHPTLRYRVRFAADLPRRPRTERRAGTEDLAFPAGYEDVRVLAREIAGGTGTDDERAKRIVDFFVSGFRYTLADPASSIREFLFRKRAGYCEHFAAGLSLLLRGAGIPSRVAAGYLGGEWNGVGKYLIVRQSDAHAWVEAWIDGRWVTLDATPPSGASSPFRTRTGTIGLYADWLRQRWDKYVVNYSMRMQADAVREGVRAVRRTGTAFRFRGWGGIGGTARRAGGWALLVAAGLFLLHRLLRKRRYSAGEGPSSGLPPLPGPYARLVRRLDRNRFRRYPGETLEETLTAAVRSRPDLSGDAARFLGLYHRDRFGPAPLSTVERNEAFRLANRLKHAISG; from the coding sequence ATGACCCGCCGTCCCCCTGCCCGGGAGTTTCTCTGGTGGTCCCTGCGCGCCCAATGGGCGCTCGCCCTCGCCCTCCTCGCCCTCTTCACCGACACGGCGCGATGGGCCCTTCTGCTCGCCGCCTTTGCCTGGGCCGCCGGCGTGACGATGGACCGGGCGGACACGCCGCGCGCCGCCCTCTCCCGGCTCGGATCGCCGATCGTCGCGCTCTTCCTCGCCGCGGCTGCGGCCGACCTCCTGTTCGGAAGCCGCGACCTCCTCGCCTCCCTTTCGCTGCTCATCCTCGGGGTGCAATCGGTGAAGTTCCTCCTCCCGAAGGGGAGCAGGGACGGGTGGCAACTGTGCGCCGTCGCCCTCCTCGAGTTTCTCGCCGCCGCCGCCGGAACCGACGCGCTGGCCTTCGCCCTCTTCGCGTTCCTCTTTTTCGTCGGCTCCGCCGGCGCGATGGGGGCCCTTCACGACCAGGAGGCGGAAGAGGCGGGGCGTCCGTCGGGAGGGTACGCCGTCCCGGCGCGGGCGGCGGCGGGCGTGCTCCTTGCCGCCGGGGTCGGCGGGTTTCTCGCCTCGGCGGTCCTGTTCGCGGTCATTCCGCGCCTCGAGTTCCGCCAGGTCCTCGAGCGGTTCGGACGCGCCCGGGGCGTCGTCGGTTTCTCCGAGACGATCACCCTCCGCGAGGTGACCGGCATAAAATCGGACACGCGGGTGGTGGCCAGGGTGGAATTCCCGGAATTGCGTCCCGGGCTCCTCCCGGCGAACCTCTACCTTCGGGGAGCGGTGTATTCCCGGTATGAGGACGGGGTCTGGCGTCGCGGTAGCGCGACTCCCCTCCCTCTCCAAAGAGCCGGATTCCTCCACTTCGTTGGAGGAGCGGCCGTCCCGGATTCCACGGCGGACATCACTCTCGAGGCGGCGGACTATCCCGCTCTCTTCACCTACGGGCACCCGACGCTGATCGAGGGCGCGTTCGCCCCCGTTCTGTCGGACGGGGATGGGAACCTCTCCCTCGCGCGTTCGGGACACCCGACGCTCCGGTACCGGGTCCGCTTCGCGGCGGACCTCCCCCGGCGACCCCGAACCGAGCGCCGCGCGGGAACGGAGGATCTTGCATTCCCCGCGGGGTATGAGGACGTGCGGGTCCTCGCTCGGGAGATCGCCGGCGGCACGGGGACCGATGACGAACGCGCGAAACGGATCGTGGACTTCTTCGTGTCCGGTTTCCGCTACACCCTCGCCGATCCCGCCTCGTCGATCCGGGAGTTCCTGTTCCGGAAGCGGGCCGGCTACTGCGAGCATTTCGCCGCGGGGCTGTCGCTGCTGCTGCGCGGCGCGGGGATTCCCTCCCGCGTCGCGGCCGGCTATCTCGGCGGTGAATGGAACGGGGTCGGGAAGTACCTGATCGTCCGCCAATCGGATGCGCACGCGTGGGTCGAGGCCTGGATCGACGGCCGCTGGGTGACGCTCGACGCGACCCCGCCCTCCGGGGCCTCCTCTCCCTTCAGGACGCGAACGGGGACGATCGGGCTCTACGCGGACTGGCTCCGCCAGCGCTGGGACAAATACGTGGTCAACTACTCCATGCGGATGCAGGCCGACGCGGTGAGGGAAGGCGTGCGCGCGGTCCGTCGGACCGGCACGGCCTTCCGGTTCCGGGGATGGGGCGGAATCGGCGGCACCGCGCGGCGCGCCGGGGGCTGGGCGCTCCTCGTCGCTGCGGGGCTCTTTCTGCTCCACCGGCTTCTGCGGAAACGGAGATATTCCGCGGGAGAAGGACCCTCGTCCGGCCTCCCGCCGCTCCCCGGCCCGTATGCGCGCCTCGTCCGGCGCCTCGATCGGAACCGGTTCCGGCGTTACCCCGGGGAGACCCTCGAAGAGACGCTGACCGCCGCGGTGCGGTCACGTCCCGACCTTTCCGGTGACGCCGCCCGCTTCCTCGGCCTGTATCACCGGGACCGCTTCGGCCCGGCGCCGCTCTCTACGGTGGAGCGGAATGAGGCGTTCCGCCTGGCGAACCGGCTCAAGCACGCGATCTCCGGCTAA
- a CDS encoding DUF58 domain-containing protein, whose protein sequence is MTLGVGVAAINTGNNLLYLALSLNLSLILLSGVLSEGTLRNVALKVRLASEAFAGGEAFLAVTCSTEGKRFPGLSLVAILRTGEGPTTVRFPDIPPGTSVTRVVPFRPAHRGELASIHASLSTRFPFSLFEKSVALAVPAGVIVYPRPSPPEARREDLPVAAAWGRPFLSGRVGVFPRGVREHLPADPVRDIHWKTTARTGRWMVKEREGEATPWIDLHVAESGTPDAFEARLSEACGAVLDLERRSVPFRLRIGDLRCAEAHDPDRRSKALEALAKARFHPPPTPPPVTPS, encoded by the coding sequence ATGACCCTCGGGGTCGGCGTCGCCGCCATCAACACGGGGAACAACCTCCTCTATCTCGCCTTGAGCCTCAATCTCTCGCTGATCCTCCTGTCGGGCGTCCTGTCCGAGGGAACGCTGCGGAACGTCGCGCTGAAGGTCCGGCTCGCCTCGGAGGCGTTCGCGGGGGGGGAGGCGTTCCTCGCCGTCACCTGTTCGACGGAGGGGAAACGGTTTCCCGGCCTTTCACTCGTCGCAATCCTTCGGACCGGAGAAGGTCCCACGACGGTCCGCTTCCCGGACATCCCCCCCGGGACGTCCGTCACCCGCGTTGTCCCGTTCCGGCCTGCGCACCGGGGAGAGCTCGCTTCGATCCACGCCTCCCTCTCTACGCGATTCCCGTTCTCCCTGTTCGAGAAATCGGTCGCGCTTGCCGTTCCCGCGGGCGTCATCGTGTATCCCCGGCCTTCCCCGCCCGAGGCGCGGCGCGAAGATCTCCCGGTCGCGGCGGCGTGGGGGCGCCCGTTCCTGTCCGGGCGGGTCGGCGTCTTCCCGCGGGGAGTGCGCGAGCACCTCCCCGCGGACCCCGTGAGGGACATCCACTGGAAGACGACGGCGCGGACAGGACGCTGGATGGTCAAGGAGCGGGAAGGGGAAGCCACGCCGTGGATCGACCTTCACGTGGCGGAGAGCGGAACGCCCGATGCCTTCGAAGCCCGGCTTTCGGAAGCGTGCGGCGCCGTGCTCGATCTCGAGCGGCGGTCCGTCCCCTTCCGGCTCCGGATCGGAGACCTCCGTTGCGCTGAAGCGCACGATCCGGATCGCAGGTCGAAGGCCCTCGAGGCCCTGGCGAAGGCGCGGTTCCACCCGCCCCCCACGCCGCCGCCGGTGACGCCGTCATGA
- a CDS encoding MoxR family ATPase: protein MEGKPLAELLSSFRANVESVLLGKREPVDLAIASFIAGGHVLLEDVPGTGKTTLARALSSGISGTFRRIQFTSDLLPQDIIGMHILDADRKSFVFSPGPLFANVVLADEINRSNPRAQSALLEAMSERQVTVDNRTYPLPEPFLVIATQNPYEQHGTYPLPESQLDRFNLRLRLSYPDRDSERQLIRENNLLTMRDGIPASMRPEQVRALRAEVDRVTVHDAVVDYIQRLAAATRAHPAVRLGASPRGAIGLKSTAQALARIEGRDHVTPGDVRRAAVPVLCHRVFPKGDAVGSEAAQAILEEILSVVPSPL from the coding sequence ATGGAAGGGAAACCGCTCGCCGAGCTGCTGTCGTCGTTCCGCGCGAACGTCGAATCCGTACTCCTCGGGAAACGGGAGCCGGTGGACCTGGCGATCGCCTCGTTCATCGCGGGAGGCCACGTTCTCCTCGAGGACGTCCCGGGCACCGGCAAGACGACGCTGGCGCGGGCGCTCTCCTCGGGAATCTCGGGGACCTTCCGCAGGATCCAGTTCACGAGCGACCTTCTTCCCCAGGACATCATCGGCATGCACATCCTCGACGCGGACCGGAAATCGTTCGTCTTCTCGCCCGGCCCGCTGTTCGCCAACGTCGTCCTCGCAGACGAGATCAACCGGAGCAACCCCAGGGCCCAGAGCGCCCTGCTCGAAGCGATGAGCGAGCGGCAGGTGACGGTGGACAACCGGACGTACCCCCTTCCCGAGCCGTTCCTCGTCATCGCGACGCAGAACCCGTACGAACAGCACGGGACGTACCCCCTCCCGGAATCCCAGCTCGACCGTTTCAACCTCCGTCTGCGCCTCTCCTACCCGGACCGCGATTCCGAGCGGCAGCTCATCCGCGAGAACAATCTCCTCACGATGCGGGACGGAATCCCGGCGTCGATGCGGCCGGAACAGGTGCGTGCCCTCCGGGCGGAGGTCGACCGGGTGACCGTCCACGACGCGGTCGTCGACTACATCCAGCGGCTCGCGGCGGCGACCCGGGCCCACCCCGCCGTCCGCCTTGGCGCCTCCCCCCGCGGGGCGATCGGATTGAAAAGCACCGCGCAGGCGCTGGCGCGCATCGAAGGCCGCGACCACGTGACCCCGGGGGACGTCCGCCGTGCTGCGGTTCCGGTCCTCTGCCACCGCGTCTTCCCGAAAGGGGACGCCGTCGGGTCGGAAGCCGCCCAGGCGATCCTCGAGGAGATCCTCTCGGTGGTGCCGTCGCCGCTGTGA
- a CDS encoding 1-acyl-sn-glycerol-3-phosphate acyltransferase: MRGALRSLILVLLTAGSSVAAILAERLHPGGDRAVHVMGWWGRVFVRLGGWRFRVEGMENLPSGGAVLVANHQSVVDIPMLLSAFPRPVRFLAKRELGEIPLLGKAMAAAGNLFIDRDDPRDAVRMLRDAGARLRDGRLVVVFPEGTRSGDGSIGEFQLGAFYLAQKSGAPVVPVYLDGGDRAIPKGGFFVRPAGLLVRVLPPLSPGEGAGGSKERIAAAVRARILAARANERVGGDIPAREGER, from the coding sequence ATGCGGGGCGCGCTGCGGTCCCTGATCCTCGTCCTGCTCACCGCGGGGTCCTCCGTCGCGGCGATCCTGGCCGAACGGTTGCATCCCGGGGGGGACCGCGCGGTGCACGTCATGGGATGGTGGGGCCGCGTCTTCGTTCGTCTGGGCGGGTGGAGGTTCCGCGTCGAGGGGATGGAGAACCTCCCGTCCGGCGGGGCCGTCCTGGTGGCGAACCATCAGAGTGTCGTGGACATCCCGATGCTCCTGTCCGCGTTCCCGCGGCCGGTCCGGTTTCTCGCCAAGCGGGAACTGGGGGAGATCCCCCTGCTCGGGAAGGCGATGGCGGCGGCGGGGAACCTCTTCATCGACCGGGACGACCCGAGGGACGCGGTCCGGATGCTTCGGGACGCCGGGGCGCGGCTCCGCGACGGACGGCTCGTGGTCGTCTTTCCGGAAGGGACCCGCAGCGGGGACGGGTCGATCGGGGAGTTCCAGCTGGGGGCCTTCTATCTCGCGCAGAAGTCCGGGGCGCCCGTCGTCCCGGTCTACCTCGACGGCGGGGACCGGGCGATCCCCAAGGGGGGCTTTTTCGTGCGGCCCGCCGGGCTCCTCGTCCGCGTGCTTCCCCCGCTTTCACCGGGTGAAGGGGCGGGGGGATCGAAGGAGCGGATCGCCGCTGCCGTGCGGGCACGGATCCTCGCGGCCCGCGCAAATGAGCGGGTAGGGGGGGACATTCCTGCCAGGGAAGGGGAAAGATGA